The genomic DNA ATTCTGTAGTCGTATGCCTTAAGTTTTATTCTAATCTTCTCAATATCCATTATTCAATCACCTTTGTGACGACGCCAGCGCCAACGGTGCGTCCGCCTTCGCGGATTGCAAACCGGGAGCCTTCCTCAAGCGCTACCTCGGAGATAAGCTCTATTCCAAGCTCCACGTTGTCGCCAGGCATCACCATC from bacterium includes the following:
- the tuf gene encoding elongation factor Tu (EF-Tu; promotes GTP-dependent binding of aminoacyl-tRNA to the A-site of ribosomes during protein biosynthesis; when the tRNA anticodon matches the mRNA codon, GTP hydrolysis results; the inactive EF-Tu-GDP leaves the ribosome and release of GDP is promoted by elongation factor Ts; many prokaryotes have two copies of the gene encoding EF-Tu), translating into MVMPGDNVELGIELISEVALEEGSRFAIREGGRTVGAGVVTKVIE